AGCACCGTCACCACCCGCAGCCACGGGCGGCAGTCCGCCCAATCCGCCAGCACCCGCGCGTCGTACAGCTCGTCGCGGCTGCGGGCGCCGAGGAACAGCTGCACACGGCGGCGCTCCTGGGCGGCCCGCACCGGACGCCCGGCGCCCCCTGGCCGGCGCCCGGCCAGCTCCTCCACCAGCGCCTTGACCGGCGCCCAGCCCGTACCGCCCGCCACCAGCAGCAGATCGCGGTCGAGGGCGTCGTCGTCGAGCGTCATCGTGCCGTTCGCCGGGCCCAGCCGCAGGACGTCCCCGACCAGGGTGCGGGTCACCAGGGCCTCGCTCACCCCGCCCTCGCAGGTCTGCCGCACATGCAGCTCCAGCTCGCCTTCCGGCCGGGGTGCGCAGGCGAGGGAGTACGGCCGCCACGCCTGGGGCAGCAGCGGCGATTCGACGGCCGCGTACTGCCCGGCCCGGTAGGGGTAGGGCTCATGGGGCCGTACGCGCAGGACGGCGAGGTCCGGGCGGCGCAGCTCATGGGCGGTCACCGTGGCCTGCCAGTACGGGGGTTCGGCGAGGGTGGCCTCCGCGCCCTCGACCATGGCCGCGACGGCGAACCGCAGCATCCGCACCCAGGCCGCTTCCACGGCGTCGGTCCACCGGCCGCCGGCGGTACGGCGCAGCGCCACCCGCAGCGCCGCCTCGAACGTCCGGTAGTGCACCGGCCGGACACCCAGTTTCCGGTGGTCGCGGCCGAGCCGGGTGAAGAGCGCCGCCACCTCGTCCGGGTCGTGCAGATTCTCGATCAGATACCGGAAGATCCGGGAGAGATGGGCGCGCTGGAAGTCCATCGACGCGGGGAACAGGCTCCGCAGATAGGGGCGGCGGCGGAACATCTCCGCATAGAGGTGTTCGATCAGCTCGCCGAAGGGGGTCACCAGATCCAGGTACTGGGTGATCAGACGCTGGTCGGCGGCACCGTCATAGCGCGCCGGGCCGGGTAAGTCCGGTTCGGCGGACCGCCTCGGGGACAGCAGCCGGTTGCGCAGCCGCATCGCGTCGTGCCGGGCGAGCAGGGCGTGGTACTCGCCGCCGACGGTGCCGGTGCTGGTGCTGGTGCCGGTGCCGGTGAGGGATTCCATGAACGGGCCTCCTGGGGTGACGGAGGGCGGGGCGGCGCCGCGGACCGCCGTGGAATCCGCCCGTCCGACGGAAAGGGGGCGCCAGTATGGCACCGGACACTTCTCCCCAAACGGCCCCATTCCCCGGGGCCTTTCGGCCCTTTCGCGGCCCCGTTCCGCCACGGCACCCTCGTGCCGGGACGTCCCGTCCCGCATGCCGGACCGCCACCGGAGAGGGACATACTGGATGATCCGTCAGCGGACCGACTGCCGGTATGCCCCGGGCGACAGAGCGAGCACTGCATGAACCAGCACACCCCACCCGGCCCGTTGCGGGTCTTCATCCTCGACGACCACGAGGTGGTCCGGCGCGGGGTGCGCGACCTCCTGGAGGCGGAGGGCGACATCGAGGTGGTGGGCGAGGCGGGCGACGCCCGGCAGACCCTCGCGCGGGTGCCCGCCACCCGCCCGCAGGTGGCCGTCCTGGACGTACGCCTCGGCGGCGGGGCCGGCACCGGCGGTGACCACGAAGGCATCGAGGTGTGCCGGGAGTTACGCGCCCGGATGCCGGAGCTGCCCTGTCTGATGCTGACGTCCTTCGACGACGACGAGGCGCTGTTCGACGCCATCATGGCGGGGGCGGCCGGCTATGTGCTCAAGCAGATCAACGGCTCGGAGCTGGTGCACGCGGTACGCACCGTGGCGGCCGGCGAATCGATGCTCGACCCGCGGGCGGCCTCCCGGGTGATGGCCCGGCTGCGCGGCCCGCGCCAGCGCACGCCCCAGGAGCCACCGGCGTCGGAGCTGGACCGGCTCTCGCCCCGGGAACGCGAGGTCCTGGAACTGATCGGACAGGGCCTGACCAACAGGGAGATCGCCCACCGGCTGTTCCTGGCCGAGAAGACGGTCAAGAACCGGGTCTCCGCCATCCTCTCCAAGCTGGGGGTGGGCCGCCGCGTCCAGGCAGCGATGGTCGCCGAACGGCTCCGGGAGCCGGGGGGCTGAGCAACGCGCCGGTGGCGGGACTGGGCGATGCACTGGCAGGGGGACTGCGCGATGCATTGACGGCGGGCTGCGCGATGCCCTGGCGGCCTGGGCTCGGGCCCGTTCCTCGGGCCGACAGTGGGACGCCTCCACACCAGACGGATACCAGGCGACTGAGCAACGCCCCGACGGCCCGGGCCCGTTCCTCAGGACGGCAGCGGGGCGCTCCACACCAGACGGGTACCGCCGGACGCGGGTGCCCCGACGGTCAGCCGGCCGCCGTACATCTCGGCCCGTGCGCGCAGATTGGCCAGCCCGCCGGTGTGCCGGGCAGCGCCCACCCCCACCCCGTCGTCCGTCACCGTCAGCGTCACCGCGTCGTCCACGGTCAGCACCAGGTCGAGTCGGTGCGCACGGGCGTGCCGGGCGGCGTTGCTCAGGGCCTCCACGGCCACCGCCAGCAGCTGTTCGGCCAGGGCGTCCGGGACGGTGGCGTCCACCGGGCCGTCGATGCGCAGGGAGGGGGCGAAGCCGAGCGTGCCGGTGGCGCCCCGGACAGCCTCGGTGAGCTCGCGGCGCAGGCTCGGACCGCCCCGGCCGTCGCCGGTGGTGCGCAGTCCGAAAATGGTCGAGCGGATGATTTTGATGGTGTCGTCCAGGTCGTCGACCGCGCGGCCGACGCGCTCGGCCGCTTCGGGCCGGTCGATGAGCCGGGTCGCGCTCTGCAGGGTGATACCGGTGGCGAAGAGCCGCTGGATCGCCAGGTCGTGCAGGTCCCGGGCGATGCGGTCGCGGTCGTGGAAGACCGCCAGTTCCTCCGACTCGGCGCGGTGGCGGCCGAGTTCGAGGGCGATCACGGCCTGGTCGGCGAAGCCGGAGATCAAGGTCGCCTCGGTGTCGTCGAACGGGGGCCGGCCCGCCAGCCGGCTCAGCCGCAGCGCACCGCGTCCGCTGTCGATCTGGAGGGGGACGGCAATGGCCGGACCGTGCTCCTCCTTGCTCCCGCCCTCGGTCCCGCCCTCGGTCCCGTCCTCGGTCCCGCCCTCGGTCCCGCCCTCGGTCCCGCCCTCGGTCCCGCCCTCGGTCCCGCCCTCGGTCCCGCCCTCGGTCCCGCCCTCGGTCCCGTCACCCAGGCCGAGCGGATACGCGCGGGGGTCGGACCGGATGTCGGCGCTGACCACCGGCCGGCCGGTGCGGGCGGCCATACCGGGCAGTGAGCCTTCGGCCGGTACGAGCAGACCGGCGATCCGGCCGGCGCCCGCACCGTGCGCCACCGCCACCCGCAGCCGGTCCGGCCCGGATTGGGTCGGCAGGAGCACGGCGGCGCTGTCGGCCCCCGCGACCTCCAGCGCGCGCTCGGCGATCAGCTGCAGCACCCGGTCCGCCTCGGTGCCGGACAGCAGGCTGCGGGTGATCTCGGCGAGCGCCTCCAGCCGGCGCTCCCGGCGGCGACTCTCGTGGTACATACGGGCGTTGTCGATCGCCACACCGGCCGCGATCGACAGGGTGGTCACCACGGCCTCGTCGTCCGCGTCGAAGGAGCCCCCGCCGCGCTTCTCGGTGAGATAGAGATTGCCGAAGACCTCGTCACGGACCCGGACCGGCACCCCGAGGAAGGTCCGCATGGGGGGATGGCGGTCCGGAAAGCCGTAGCTGTGCGGGTGGCTGCTCAGATCGGTCAGCCGCAGAGGCTCCGGGCGGCGGATGAGCTCACCGAGGATGCCCCGTCCGCAGGGCGTGCGACCGATCTCGGCCATGAGGGCGTCCGACATGCCCACGGGCAGGAACTGCGACAACCGCTGCCCGTCACCGACCACGCCGAGCGCCCCGTACTCCGCGTCGGTGAGGGTGACCGCCGCCTCGACGATGCCCTGGAGCACCTGCGGCAGTTCGAGCCCGCGCCCCAGACTCATCACGGCGTCGAGCAGACTGCGCATCCGGTCCGGTTCGCGAAGGTGTGGCCCCGGTAAGACCGGATCGTGCTGCGTTGCTTCCGACATGACTGAGCCGCTCCCCGGGTCCCGTACCTGCACAGCAGCGTACGCGAGCGCCAGAGGGGGCCGGCCCCGCTCGCCACGGCCGGGCGGCCCCAGCCCAGGGCCACCCGGGCCCGTACGAGGGGCTGTTCGGCCCTGGCGCCCCGGCGCACCGGCACCCGACCATGGGTACACCGGGAAGGGCGGCCAGGTCTCCCCCGTGCTCAGCGCCCTTCCCGGCCCACCGGACCACTGGGCCACCTGCCCACCGGCCCGCCCTGCCGCGGCCCGGCCGCCGCGTCAGCCGCGCAACAGGGCCGCCTCCCGCTCCGGGAGCTGCGGAGCCACAGGCTCGGTCGCCACGTCAGCCATGCAGCACACCCGCCTCCCGCTCCGCCGCAAGCCCCACCACCGGCCGGTCCCGGCACTACGGAGCCACGGGCCCGACCGCCACATCAGCCGCGCAACACCGCCGCCTCCCGCTCCGGCGCAAGTCCCACCACCGGCCGGTCCGGGCGCTGCGGAGCCACTCCGCCGAGGGACTGCAGCCAGGTCCAGGTGT
This genomic stretch from Streptomyces nigrescens harbors:
- a CDS encoding globin domain-containing protein encodes the protein MESLTGTGTSTSTGTVGGEYHALLARHDAMRLRNRLLSPRRSAEPDLPGPARYDGAADQRLITQYLDLVTPFGELIEHLYAEMFRRRPYLRSLFPASMDFQRAHLSRIFRYLIENLHDPDEVAALFTRLGRDHRKLGVRPVHYRTFEAALRVALRRTAGGRWTDAVEAAWVRMLRFAVAAMVEGAEATLAEPPYWQATVTAHELRRPDLAVLRVRPHEPYPYRAGQYAAVESPLLPQAWRPYSLACAPRPEGELELHVRQTCEGGVSEALVTRTLVGDVLRLGPANGTMTLDDDALDRDLLLVAGGTGWAPVKALVEELAGRRPGGAGRPVRAAQERRRVQLFLGARSRDELYDARVLADWADCRPWLRVVTVLDEGAAAGAYGPVAEAVARHGDWSGHLAYVSGPPAMVGATVSRLTAAGLPADRIRHDPLLDAGGVRPRPAAAR
- a CDS encoding response regulator transcription factor; its protein translation is MNQHTPPGPLRVFILDDHEVVRRGVRDLLEAEGDIEVVGEAGDARQTLARVPATRPQVAVLDVRLGGGAGTGGDHEGIEVCRELRARMPELPCLMLTSFDDDEALFDAIMAGAAGYVLKQINGSELVHAVRTVAAGESMLDPRAASRVMARLRGPRQRTPQEPPASELDRLSPREREVLELIGQGLTNREIAHRLFLAEKTVKNRVSAILSKLGVGRRVQAAMVAERLREPGG
- a CDS encoding sensor histidine kinase translates to MRSLLDAVMSLGRGLELPQVLQGIVEAAVTLTDAEYGALGVVGDGQRLSQFLPVGMSDALMAEIGRTPCGRGILGELIRRPEPLRLTDLSSHPHSYGFPDRHPPMRTFLGVPVRVRDEVFGNLYLTEKRGGGSFDADDEAVVTTLSIAAGVAIDNARMYHESRRRERRLEALAEITRSLLSGTEADRVLQLIAERALEVAGADSAAVLLPTQSGPDRLRVAVAHGAGAGRIAGLLVPAEGSLPGMAARTGRPVVSADIRSDPRAYPLGLGDGTEGGTEGGTEGGTEGGTEGGTEGGTEGGTEDGTEGGTEGGSKEEHGPAIAVPLQIDSGRGALRLSRLAGRPPFDDTEATLISGFADQAVIALELGRHRAESEELAVFHDRDRIARDLHDLAIQRLFATGITLQSATRLIDRPEAAERVGRAVDDLDDTIKIIRSTIFGLRTTGDGRGGPSLRRELTEAVRGATGTLGFAPSLRIDGPVDATVPDALAEQLLAVAVEALSNAARHARAHRLDLVLTVDDAVTLTVTDDGVGVGAARHTGGLANLRARAEMYGGRLTVGAPASGGTRLVWSAPLPS